A genome region from Glutamicibacter arilaitensis Re117 includes the following:
- a CDS encoding MFS transporter: MTTESQGKIQGAQRLLLGSNATDAAGRSLVDITIDLVFVGTLGATAMHMGLLNMLSSLAFVIASLPAGHLVDKYSALRVLRIGLGTKFALLICLALLAFTGTLSIPLGMLLCTLLGICNVFSETSQTTAVPQLIEEDPAHRTSSISKLIARLSAADQTMTVVIPAVAGTGFTLLGAPAMLGLATGLALLGLLLALRVRSYRQQLGAGPSDAAPKQKAKVLSGLQYLAKHRTLMAITLAVALANLGLAIGSAVEAIFIIKDLGFGELGYGLLASVGGAGGLVGAALAGRISGAYSPAKLLVFTGSAQALLAGCVLLAAFTTEAISLILLIVQALGWGVAALMFNIASSSWVVDIVPEELLGRVLSARRLFTFGAVPLGGLLGGWLGSSFGTTAGLIGWVCATSLAVLCFLLMRSSATR; the protein is encoded by the coding sequence GTGACCACCGAAAGTCAGGGGAAAATTCAGGGTGCCCAGCGCCTACTGCTGGGGTCCAACGCGACTGATGCCGCGGGACGCTCACTGGTGGACATCACCATTGACCTCGTGTTCGTCGGCACCTTGGGCGCCACCGCCATGCATATGGGGCTGCTCAATATGCTCAGCTCACTTGCTTTCGTCATTGCCAGCCTTCCCGCCGGACATTTGGTGGACAAGTACTCGGCGCTACGTGTCTTGCGTATCGGACTGGGCACAAAATTTGCGCTGTTGATCTGTCTGGCACTGCTGGCGTTCACCGGGACACTGTCGATCCCGCTGGGAATGCTGCTGTGCACCTTGCTGGGTATCTGCAATGTCTTCTCCGAAACCTCGCAAACCACCGCAGTGCCGCAATTGATCGAAGAAGATCCAGCCCATCGGACTTCGAGCATCAGCAAGCTCATTGCCCGATTGAGTGCCGCAGACCAAACCATGACCGTGGTCATCCCAGCAGTAGCTGGCACCGGGTTTACGCTCTTGGGAGCCCCCGCAATGCTGGGCCTGGCCACAGGCCTGGCCCTGCTCGGCCTGTTGCTGGCCTTGCGGGTTCGCAGCTATCGGCAGCAACTGGGTGCTGGACCAAGCGATGCGGCACCAAAGCAAAAAGCAAAGGTACTCTCCGGACTGCAATATCTGGCCAAGCACCGTACGCTGATGGCAATCACTCTCGCGGTAGCCCTGGCAAACCTCGGGCTGGCCATCGGCTCCGCGGTAGAAGCAATCTTCATCATCAAGGATCTGGGTTTCGGTGAACTCGGATACGGCCTGCTCGCCTCCGTTGGCGGCGCCGGCGGCCTGGTAGGTGCTGCGCTCGCCGGGAGAATTTCCGGTGCCTACTCTCCGGCGAAATTGCTGGTATTCACCGGAAGCGCCCAGGCACTGCTGGCCGGCTGCGTCCTGCTGGCAGCCTTCACCACCGAAGCCATCTCCCTGATCCTGCTCATCGTCCAAGCTTTGGGTTGGGGCGTGGCTGCTTTGATGTTCAATATTGCCTCTTCCTCGTGGGTGGTGGACATTGTCCCGGAGGAGTTGCTCGGGCGGGTGCTCAGCGCCCGGCGGCTATTCACATTCGGCGCAGTACCCCTTGGCGGCCTGCTGGGCGGATGGCTGGGATCCAGCTTTGGAACTACCGCAGGGCTCATCGGGTGGGTTTGCGCCACCAGCTTGGCGGTGCTCTGCTTCCTGCTGATGCGCAGCTCTGCGACCCGCTAG
- a CDS encoding glycosyltransferase family 4 protein codes for MKLVIDARYTRITHHDGISRYTAGLIEATSKLADVTMLINDTRQLAMLPEVPYLKISGPTSVLEPLVALQINKLNPDVVFSPMQTIGTLGRKYPVILTLHDLIYYSHPHAPKFLPAPIRAGWFLFHQVYWPQRLLLNRADAVATVSNTTADLMRKHRLTKKHIGLVSNAPTGHFARRDVAKKPKKTLLYMGSFMEYKNVETLIRAMEYLPDYELHLLSGINEQRYAELAALVPAPGRVHFHNGVSDAEYERLLSECTALVTLSREEGYGLPLVEAMSMGTPVVVTDMPIFKEVAQDAALYASADDAKGFADQVRILDEQATWQEYSQRAVERAGSYSWQRSAQQLLDLAGYAADHKK; via the coding sequence GTGAAACTCGTTATCGATGCCCGATACACCCGCATCACCCACCATGATGGAATCAGCCGCTACACCGCAGGCCTGATCGAGGCCACAAGCAAACTTGCCGATGTCACCATGCTGATCAATGACACTCGTCAATTGGCGATGCTGCCCGAAGTGCCGTATCTGAAGATTTCAGGCCCAACCAGCGTGCTGGAACCGCTGGTGGCCTTGCAGATCAACAAGCTCAACCCCGATGTCGTGTTCTCGCCGATGCAGACCATCGGAACGTTGGGACGCAAGTACCCGGTCATCCTGACGCTGCACGATTTGATCTACTACTCGCACCCGCATGCGCCGAAATTCCTTCCTGCCCCGATCAGGGCCGGCTGGTTCCTCTTCCACCAGGTGTACTGGCCACAGCGCCTGCTGCTGAACCGTGCCGATGCGGTCGCCACCGTTTCCAACACCACCGCAGATTTGATGCGCAAGCATCGACTGACCAAGAAGCATATTGGCCTGGTGTCCAATGCTCCAACCGGACACTTCGCCCGCCGCGATGTGGCGAAGAAACCCAAGAAAACACTGCTGTACATGGGCTCCTTCATGGAATACAAGAATGTGGAAACTTTGATCCGTGCCATGGAATACCTGCCGGACTATGAGCTGCATCTGCTCAGCGGTATCAATGAGCAGCGTTATGCCGAGTTGGCCGCGCTCGTCCCGGCCCCAGGCCGCGTCCATTTCCACAATGGTGTCAGCGACGCAGAGTACGAACGCTTGCTCAGCGAGTGCACTGCACTGGTCACGCTGTCCCGCGAAGAAGGCTATGGGCTGCCTTTGGTGGAAGCCATGAGCATGGGCACCCCGGTAGTAGTCACCGACATGCCGATCTTCAAAGAGGTTGCCCAGGATGCGGCCCTGTATGCATCGGCTGATGACGCGAAGGGCTTTGCGGACCAAGTACGCATTTTGGATGAGCAGGCTACGTGGCAGGAGTATTCGCAACGCGCCGTAGAACGAGCCGGGAGCTACTCCTGGCAGCGGTCAGCGCAGCAGCTGCTGGACTTGGCCGGATATGCGGCAGATCACAAAAAGTAG
- a CDS encoding phage holin family protein — protein MSEAESTQADESLKSSVKSAKAQVDGLKELVPQQLSDEIKLATTVLKGKGISIGMAAALAGAALLVVLLFVIAVVVTLVNVLALWLPGWAAALIVAGFFLLIAVILGLGGYAKVKKALPLKPEAAIRGLRHDLGVLKDGSAFDVSTLDEPLKKKPAEDEDEADKKKEPKPPAPSADELLLRTKRRRRQIQALRDNLGESVQAPLAKIDKVRSFTQSAGEKFSGAAAKAKGFVRPSSSSSSEDQSEADRAGSNRLEQVRPYIVMAGSGVALAAVLRALFKRS, from the coding sequence ATGTCTGAAGCTGAATCGACGCAAGCTGACGAAAGCCTTAAGTCGAGCGTCAAGAGTGCTAAGGCGCAGGTTGATGGACTCAAGGAGCTTGTTCCTCAACAGCTCTCGGACGAGATCAAACTCGCGACTACTGTACTCAAAGGCAAGGGGATCAGCATTGGCATGGCGGCGGCGCTTGCCGGTGCCGCACTGCTGGTAGTGCTGCTCTTCGTAATTGCCGTTGTAGTAACACTGGTCAATGTTTTGGCTCTTTGGCTGCCAGGTTGGGCAGCTGCATTGATCGTTGCAGGATTCTTCTTGCTGATTGCTGTCATTTTGGGATTGGGTGGATACGCCAAGGTCAAGAAGGCACTGCCGTTGAAGCCGGAAGCAGCTATTCGTGGCCTGCGCCACGACTTGGGCGTGCTCAAGGATGGCAGCGCCTTCGACGTCAGCACTCTTGATGAGCCTCTGAAGAAGAAGCCCGCTGAGGACGAAGACGAGGCTGATAAGAAGAAGGAACCGAAGCCACCGGCACCAAGCGCTGACGAACTGCTGCTGCGTACCAAGCGCCGTCGTCGTCAGATCCAGGCTCTGCGCGACAACCTGGGCGAGAGCGTCCAGGCACCGCTGGCCAAGATCGACAAGGTTCGTTCCTTCACCCAGAGCGCTGGGGAAAAATTCTCCGGAGCTGCGGCCAAGGCCAAGGGATTTGTCCGCCCGTCATCCTCTTCGTCTTCCGAAGACCAATCGGAGGCTGACAGAGCCGGCTCAAACCGTTTAGAACAGGTCCGTCCGTATATCGTGATGGCCGGTTCTGGGGTAGCGCTGGCGGCTGTTCTCCGCGCATTGTTCAAGCGCTCCTAG
- a CDS encoding DMT family transporter → MVWIAIAAALCSAFCLAFGAHFQSQAVRSAVGGLDLTIKNVGKLASNKRWTSGLGLMGLGMALNVFALASAPLTVVQPIGAIALVITAMVNAKETDLTMNRPTVVAIISCMIGSVGFVLLAVTVTNGNQSVSEAEAHLIEMILAVVVGIVGLATIFFHKKLGAFFYILSAGVLFGFVAVLVRTIAIAVLGLGDSSFMQLPWLAGLAVVVAGLLGSYFVQKAYSKGPPDLVIAGLTVIDPIVGIAIGIGILGELRPDVPMVVTVLMLVAAILAIVGVTALSRHHPDVIERRNQTEAGKIMPESK, encoded by the coding sequence ATGGTTTGGATCGCTATTGCAGCGGCACTATGCAGTGCCTTTTGTCTTGCCTTTGGCGCGCACTTCCAGTCGCAAGCCGTACGCAGCGCCGTTGGTGGCCTGGACCTGACAATCAAAAATGTCGGGAAACTAGCTAGCAACAAACGCTGGACGAGCGGTCTGGGACTGATGGGCCTGGGGATGGCCTTGAATGTTTTTGCCTTGGCCAGCGCACCGCTAACGGTGGTGCAGCCAATTGGTGCTATTGCGCTGGTGATCACCGCGATGGTTAATGCCAAGGAAACTGACCTGACGATGAATCGGCCAACGGTTGTTGCGATCATCAGCTGCATGATTGGTTCCGTGGGATTTGTGCTTTTGGCTGTGACGGTGACCAACGGCAATCAGTCGGTGTCCGAGGCTGAAGCGCACTTGATCGAAATGATCCTGGCAGTGGTCGTTGGCATCGTGGGATTGGCCACGATTTTCTTCCATAAGAAGCTGGGTGCCTTCTTCTACATCCTCAGCGCCGGCGTGCTTTTCGGGTTCGTCGCCGTGCTGGTGCGAACCATTGCAATTGCCGTACTCGGCCTTGGAGACAGCAGCTTCATGCAGCTGCCTTGGCTCGCTGGACTGGCAGTTGTCGTTGCAGGCCTGCTTGGTTCGTATTTTGTCCAGAAGGCCTACTCAAAGGGTCCTCCTGATCTGGTGATTGCCGGTCTGACGGTGATTGATCCGATTGTTGGCATTGCCATTGGAATCGGCATCCTTGGAGAACTTCGTCCTGATGTCCCAATGGTGGTTACCGTGCTGATGCTGGTGGCTGCAATCTTGGCCATCGTGGGCGTGACCGCATTATCCAGGCATCACCCGGACGTGATTGAACGCCGGAACCAGACTGAAGCTGGAAAAATCATGCCTGAATCCAAATAA
- a CDS encoding glycosyltransferase, giving the protein MAKEKPLTIVIAADTYPPDVNGAAMFCYRLATEMHARGHRMHVLAVRGDKGKTYTEVRDEAIVHRLESHSVPTHEYFRIVFPWEVNQQIDKLLADINPDVVHAQSHYMIGQRTLGWARKNKVRSVATNHFMPENLDPFLPFPRWFKRIVAHNSWKDMGKIFGRADFVTTPTPLAAKAMRERAKLSKVLPLSNGIEVGNYELAAGEVITKNEFPTILFAGRLAVEKNINELIEALPLMSKVPNAIIEIVGGGEQRTHLEKTADDLQLRDRVRFLGHVSDEQLRQAYLRCDVFCQPGTAELQSLVTLEALSASKPVVLANAMALPHLVDEGVNGYMFTPGDRQDLADKLDRILSMEEQERAKMGEAGHNKVKNHAQEKTMNSFEALYRGQEVSTQ; this is encoded by the coding sequence ATGGCCAAGGAAAAACCGCTGACCATCGTCATTGCTGCTGACACCTATCCGCCAGACGTGAACGGTGCGGCGATGTTTTGCTACCGGTTGGCCACTGAGATGCACGCTCGTGGCCACCGCATGCATGTGCTGGCAGTACGTGGGGACAAGGGCAAGACGTATACCGAGGTCCGTGACGAAGCTATAGTGCACCGCCTTGAATCGCATTCGGTACCTACGCATGAATACTTCCGCATCGTCTTCCCATGGGAAGTCAACCAACAGATCGACAAGCTCTTGGCTGATATCAATCCCGATGTCGTGCATGCGCAGAGCCACTACATGATCGGCCAGCGAACCCTTGGGTGGGCCCGCAAAAACAAGGTGCGGTCCGTTGCCACGAATCACTTCATGCCAGAGAACCTCGATCCTTTTCTACCGTTCCCGCGATGGTTCAAGCGAATTGTCGCCCACAATTCGTGGAAAGACATGGGGAAAATTTTTGGACGTGCGGACTTTGTCACCACTCCAACCCCGCTGGCGGCCAAAGCCATGCGCGAACGTGCCAAGCTAAGCAAAGTGCTTCCGCTGTCCAACGGAATCGAGGTCGGCAACTACGAGCTGGCTGCGGGTGAAGTAATCACTAAAAATGAGTTCCCCACGATATTGTTCGCCGGCCGTCTCGCCGTTGAAAAGAACATCAACGAACTCATCGAGGCATTGCCTTTAATGAGCAAGGTGCCCAACGCCATCATCGAAATTGTCGGTGGGGGAGAGCAACGCACGCATCTGGAAAAGACTGCCGACGATTTGCAACTGCGCGATCGGGTTCGTTTCCTTGGACATGTCAGCGATGAGCAGTTGCGCCAGGCCTACCTGCGCTGCGATGTGTTCTGCCAACCGGGCACCGCAGAATTGCAGTCCTTGGTGACACTGGAAGCCCTTTCCGCTTCCAAGCCCGTCGTCCTTGCTAATGCGATGGCGCTGCCTCATCTGGTGGATGAAGGCGTCAACGGGTACATGTTCACTCCCGGGGACAGGCAAGACCTGGCCGACAAGCTGGACCGGATTCTGTCCATGGAGGAACAAGAGCGCGCCAAGATGGGTGAAGCGGGGCATAACAAGGTGAAGAACCATGCACAGGAAAAGACGATGAACTCATTCGAGGCCCTTTACCGCGGCCAAGAAGTCTCAACCCAATAG
- a CDS encoding M23 family metallopeptidase, with protein MKTKVVLLRLIRLLTMTVSVALTTVSTVPPSQPQPPAPAALSASNGWRWPLAGEPKIVGPFDKPAENWLPGHRGVDLGASEGDKVFAPQRGKVTFASRVVDRPVLVIDHGNGFKTSIEPVIAEAKVGDWVQAGAHVGNVGTGAHCSARCIHWGVRLNGEYIDPVLLIRDLRPSILLPLNQ; from the coding sequence ATGAAAACCAAAGTAGTTCTTTTGCGCCTCATAAGGCTCCTGACGATGACCGTCAGTGTTGCGCTGACAACGGTTAGCACCGTCCCACCGAGCCAACCACAGCCACCGGCGCCGGCAGCGTTATCGGCCAGTAACGGTTGGCGGTGGCCACTAGCCGGTGAACCTAAAATCGTCGGGCCTTTTGATAAGCCAGCGGAAAATTGGCTTCCTGGGCATCGAGGAGTTGACCTAGGCGCCAGTGAAGGAGACAAAGTCTTTGCTCCGCAGCGAGGGAAAGTCACGTTCGCTTCGAGGGTAGTGGACCGCCCTGTGCTGGTGATTGATCACGGCAATGGTTTCAAAACGAGCATCGAACCTGTCATCGCCGAGGCGAAAGTCGGCGACTGGGTTCAGGCCGGAGCCCACGTGGGAAACGTGGGAACCGGAGCACACTGCTCTGCTCGATGTATCCATTGGGGAGTGCGATTAAACGGCGAATATATTGATCCGGTTCTGCTCATTCGTGATCTGCGCCCGTCCATCTTGTTGCCGTTGAATCAATGA
- the rpsB gene encoding 30S ribosomal protein S2 has translation MPVVTMRELLDSGVHFGHQTRRWNPKMKRFIFTERNGIYIIDLQQSLSFIDRAYEFVKQTVAHGGTVLFVGTKKQAQEAIAEQANRVGQPYVNQRWLGGMLTNFQTVSKRVQRMKELEEINFEDVAGSGHTKKELLLLKRELTKLQNNLGGIRNLTRTPSAIWIVDTKKEHLAIDEAQKLGIPVVAILDTNCDPDEVTYPIPGNDDAIRSVNLLTRVVADAVAEGLIAKNNKAAGKSEGAAEPMAEWERELLEGEKAKAEAPAEEAATKADEAK, from the coding sequence ATGCCAGTCGTAACCATGCGAGAGCTGCTTGACAGCGGCGTCCACTTCGGCCACCAGACCCGTCGCTGGAACCCAAAGATGAAGCGTTTCATCTTCACCGAGCGCAACGGCATCTACATCATCGACCTGCAGCAGTCGCTGTCGTTCATCGACCGCGCTTACGAGTTCGTGAAGCAGACTGTTGCTCACGGCGGCACCGTACTGTTCGTTGGTACCAAGAAGCAGGCTCAGGAAGCAATTGCTGAGCAGGCTAACCGCGTTGGCCAGCCATACGTGAACCAGCGCTGGCTCGGCGGTATGCTGACCAACTTCCAGACCGTCTCCAAGCGCGTTCAGCGCATGAAGGAACTGGAAGAGATCAACTTCGAGGACGTTGCTGGCTCCGGTCACACCAAGAAGGAACTGCTGCTGCTCAAGCGCGAGCTGACCAAGCTGCAGAACAACCTCGGTGGTATCCGCAACCTGACCCGCACCCCTTCGGCGATCTGGATCGTTGACACCAAGAAGGAACACCTGGCAATCGACGAAGCTCAGAAGCTGGGCATCCCTGTTGTCGCCATCTTGGACACCAACTGCGACCCAGACGAAGTTACCTACCCAATCCCAGGCAACGACGACGCTATCCGCTCCGTCAACCTGCTGACCCGCGTTGTTGCTGACGCTGTGGCCGAAGGCCTCATCGCCAAGAACAACAAGGCTGCAGGCAAGTCTGAGGGTGCCGCTGAGCCAATGGCTGAGTGGGAGCGCGAACTGCTCGAGGGTGAGAAGGCTAAGGCTGAAGCTCCTGCTGAGGAAGCTGCAACCAAGGCTGACGAAGCTAAGTAG
- the tsf gene encoding translation elongation factor Ts — MANYTAADIKALRERTGAGMMDVKKALDEANGDAEKAIEIIRVKGLKGATKREGRSTAEGLVAAKVDGNVGVMVEINCETDFVAKNDKFIALADKVLNAAVASGAADAEALLAFELEGKTIGDTVIEEGAILGEKIVVRRVARIEGAKVASYLHKTSKDLPAQVGVLMAVDADSEAAATVAHDVAVHTAAMAPTYLSREEVPEDKVADERRIADETARAEGKPEAALTKIVEGRLTGFFKEIVLVDQAFAKDAKKTVGKVFEEAGTKPVAFARFRVGA; from the coding sequence GTGGCAAACTACACCGCTGCTGATATCAAGGCACTGCGCGAGCGCACTGGCGCCGGCATGATGGACGTTAAGAAGGCTCTGGACGAGGCTAACGGCGACGCCGAGAAGGCCATCGAGATCATTCGCGTCAAGGGTCTGAAGGGCGCTACCAAGCGCGAAGGCCGCTCGACCGCTGAAGGTCTGGTTGCAGCTAAGGTCGACGGCAACGTTGGCGTTATGGTTGAAATCAACTGCGAGACCGACTTCGTAGCAAAGAACGATAAGTTCATCGCACTGGCTGACAAGGTTCTGAATGCCGCTGTTGCATCCGGTGCCGCTGACGCCGAAGCACTGTTGGCTTTCGAGCTGGAAGGCAAGACCATCGGTGACACCGTCATCGAAGAAGGCGCAATCCTCGGTGAGAAGATTGTTGTTCGTCGCGTAGCCCGCATCGAAGGTGCCAAGGTTGCTTCGTACCTGCACAAGACCAGCAAGGACCTGCCAGCTCAGGTTGGCGTTCTGATGGCTGTGGATGCTGACAGCGAAGCTGCTGCAACCGTTGCCCACGACGTTGCTGTGCACACCGCTGCAATGGCTCCTACCTACCTGTCCCGCGAAGAGGTTCCAGAAGATAAGGTCGCCGATGAGCGCCGTATCGCTGACGAAACCGCTCGCGCAGAGGGCAAGCCTGAAGCTGCATTGACCAAGATCGTTGAAGGCCGTCTGACCGGCTTCTTCAAGGAGATCGTCCTGGTTGATCAGGCTTTCGCTAAGGATGCAAAGAAGACCGTAGGCAAGGTCTTCGAAGAAGCTGGCACCAAGCCAGTTGCTTTCGCACGCTTCCGCGTTGGCGCCTAA
- the pyrH gene encoding UMP kinase, which yields MPTTPATKRRRVLLKLSGEVFGGGKVGVDPDTVRGVARQIAETVGEVEVAIVVGGGNFFRGAELSAAGMDRSRADYMGMLGTVMNCLALQDFLEQCGVETRVQSAIAMAQVAENYIPRRAIRHMEKDRVVIFGAGAGLPYFSTDTVAAQRALEVDADEVLMAKSGVDGVYTADPKKDPTAQKLDTLTYSEALLKNIRVMDQTAMTMCQDNKLDMLVFGMEGEGNVAAAIRGERIGTTVTV from the coding sequence ATGCCAACCACCCCAGCAACCAAACGTCGTCGCGTCCTGCTAAAGCTTTCCGGTGAGGTGTTCGGCGGTGGCAAGGTCGGCGTTGACCCAGACACCGTTCGTGGCGTGGCTCGGCAAATCGCCGAAACCGTGGGTGAAGTAGAAGTGGCCATCGTCGTTGGCGGCGGTAACTTCTTCCGCGGCGCCGAACTTTCGGCCGCAGGCATGGACCGCTCCCGCGCAGACTACATGGGCATGCTCGGCACCGTGATGAACTGCCTCGCTCTGCAGGACTTCCTGGAACAGTGCGGTGTGGAAACTCGCGTGCAGTCCGCCATCGCCATGGCACAGGTCGCGGAGAACTACATTCCACGTCGCGCCATCCGCCACATGGAAAAGGATCGCGTCGTCATCTTTGGTGCGGGCGCAGGTCTGCCATACTTCTCCACCGATACCGTCGCCGCCCAGCGTGCGCTGGAAGTGGATGCTGACGAGGTATTGATGGCTAAATCTGGTGTTGACGGCGTATACACTGCTGACCCGAAGAAGGATCCAACCGCGCAGAAGCTGGACACCCTGACCTACAGCGAAGCACTGCTGAAGAACATTCGTGTGATGGACCAGACCGCCATGACCATGTGCCAGGATAACAAGCTGGATATGCTCGTCTTTGGTATGGAAGGCGAAGGAAACGTGGCTGCAGCTATCCGCGGTGAGCGGATCGGTACCACCGTCACCGTTTAA
- the frr gene encoding ribosome recycling factor, whose amino-acid sequence MIEETLAETAEKMERTIDAAKEDFATIRTGRAHPGMYSKVMVDYYGSPTPLQQLASFAVPEARTITITPFDVTALREIEKALGDPEVGANPSSDGKMIRVVLPVLTEERRKEYVKLAKAKGEDARVALRNHRRKAKDTIDKLVKDGEIGEDEGTRAEKDLDALTKKHVDSVDEILKNKEAELLEV is encoded by the coding sequence GTGATTGAGGAAACGCTGGCGGAGACCGCCGAAAAGATGGAACGCACCATTGACGCTGCCAAGGAGGACTTCGCGACGATTCGTACCGGTCGCGCGCACCCAGGCATGTACTCGAAGGTCATGGTTGACTACTACGGTTCGCCAACCCCACTGCAGCAGCTGGCATCATTCGCAGTACCTGAGGCACGCACCATCACCATCACCCCATTCGATGTGACCGCTTTGCGCGAAATCGAAAAGGCTCTGGGTGACCCAGAGGTTGGTGCCAACCCATCATCGGATGGCAAGATGATCCGCGTGGTCCTTCCGGTGCTGACTGAAGAGCGCCGCAAGGAATACGTCAAGCTGGCCAAGGCCAAGGGCGAAGACGCTCGTGTTGCACTGCGTAACCACCGCCGCAAGGCCAAGGACACCATCGACAAGCTGGTCAAGGATGGCGAAATTGGTGAAGATGAGGGGACTCGCGCAGAAAAGGACCTGGACGCACTGACTAAGAAGCACGTCGATTCGGTCGATGAGATTCTGAAGAACAAAGAAGCCGAGCTGCTGGAAGTCTAA
- a CDS encoding phosphatidate cytidylyltransferase: protein MPGSTENTGGNASAVPSVASGNAQPMTRREARALREAQEKAEKRGGKKRSEPAQAPAPQASQEQPAVDLAPSAEDKAKTAHAKQRTKIVFGADKEQPKKVAQPASGQPVSVQPEPPQSDSEDLAETGEPDAQEAAIPPELLIGNPEPKKSRAGRNLPAAIGVGVVLLGIVLAGLFLYEPLLVFAVTVLSGIGCWEVARATTHAKTAVPQLPLYLASVLLPASAVLGGVEALGFSFVACILIALLFRVMEGLKGAVASVMSSVFIITWVPLLLSFALLMLEGDNGQWLIATILLLAVANDTFGYIVGVLIGKHPMAPKISPKKSWEGFSGSMIGSMAIGACAMYFWLDMPWWTGVILAFFTTIAATTGDFAESMVKRELGIKDMSNLLPGHGGIMDRLDSVLFVIPLGYLISHLLAWSVAVF, encoded by the coding sequence ATGCCGGGCTCGACAGAGAACACTGGGGGCAACGCTTCGGCGGTGCCCTCAGTGGCATCCGGTAACGCCCAGCCGATGACTCGCCGTGAGGCCCGCGCTCTGCGTGAAGCGCAGGAAAAGGCTGAGAAGCGTGGCGGCAAAAAACGTAGCGAGCCTGCACAGGCCCCTGCGCCACAGGCTTCCCAAGAGCAGCCTGCAGTTGACCTCGCACCATCGGCTGAGGACAAGGCCAAGACTGCCCATGCTAAACAGCGCACAAAAATAGTTTTTGGGGCCGATAAAGAGCAACCGAAGAAGGTGGCTCAACCGGCATCTGGGCAGCCGGTGTCAGTCCAGCCCGAGCCGCCGCAGAGCGATTCTGAGGACCTGGCCGAGACCGGGGAACCCGATGCGCAGGAAGCGGCGATTCCGCCGGAACTGCTGATCGGTAACCCGGAGCCGAAAAAGTCGCGGGCCGGACGCAACCTTCCCGCGGCTATTGGCGTGGGCGTGGTGCTACTTGGCATCGTGCTCGCCGGGCTGTTCCTCTATGAACCGCTGTTGGTTTTTGCGGTGACGGTGCTTAGCGGCATTGGTTGCTGGGAAGTAGCGCGAGCCACGACCCACGCAAAAACGGCGGTCCCGCAGCTTCCGTTGTACCTTGCCTCGGTGCTACTTCCAGCCAGTGCCGTGCTCGGTGGAGTGGAAGCCCTAGGATTCAGCTTTGTTGCCTGTATTCTCATTGCTTTGCTCTTCCGGGTCATGGAAGGGCTCAAGGGTGCCGTTGCCTCCGTGATGAGTAGTGTCTTTATCATCACCTGGGTGCCATTGTTGCTCTCCTTCGCGTTGTTGATGCTTGAAGGGGATAACGGTCAGTGGCTGATCGCCACCATCTTGTTGTTGGCGGTGGCCAACGATACCTTCGGGTACATCGTGGGTGTTTTGATCGGCAAGCATCCCATGGCACCAAAAATCTCACCTAAGAAGTCCTGGGAGGGCTTCAGCGGATCGATGATTGGATCGATGGCCATCGGCGCCTGCGCCATGTATTTCTGGCTTGATATGCCATGGTGGACCGGTGTCATTCTCGCCTTCTTTACCACCATCGCCGCCACCACTGGCGACTTCGCGGAGTCGATGGTGAAGCGCGAATTGGGCATTAAAGACATGAGCAATCTACTGCCTGGCCATGGCGGAATCATGGATCGACTGGATTCGGTACTATTTGTCATCCCGCTGGGATACCTGATTTCGCACCTACTTGCGTGGAGCGTTGCGGTTTTCTGA
- a CDS encoding DivIVA domain-containing protein codes for MSQQQDAPFSHVPDSEFGYNAKQVDAFLSRARATFNGGGNDDSVVTSHLIRRTTFAPQKGGYQAREVDGALDRLEDVFAKRERDDLIAHQGEEVWLQQVGRLAAILRGRLHRSKGERFRRPSRSNASSYNVEDVDRLCDQLIDYFENDVPMAVDAVRRVEFRSAQGTDGYEESQVDAFLDRVVELMASID; via the coding sequence GTGTCGCAGCAGCAAGATGCTCCGTTTTCCCACGTACCGGATTCGGAATTCGGCTACAACGCAAAGCAGGTTGATGCGTTCCTCAGCCGTGCCCGGGCCACCTTCAACGGTGGGGGAAACGACGACAGCGTGGTCACCAGCCACCTGATCCGCCGAACCACCTTCGCCCCACAGAAGGGCGGTTATCAAGCCCGTGAAGTGGATGGCGCGTTGGACCGGCTAGAGGATGTTTTTGCCAAGCGGGAACGCGATGACCTCATCGCTCACCAGGGTGAGGAAGTCTGGTTGCAGCAGGTTGGACGCCTGGCGGCCATTCTGCGTGGCCGTTTGCACCGTTCCAAGGGCGAGCGCTTCCGCCGCCCTTCACGGTCCAATGCGTCGAGCTACAACGTCGAAGACGTCGACCGGCTCTGCGACCAGCTGATTGACTACTTCGAAAACGATGTGCCGATGGCCGTGGACGCCGTGCGCCGCGTTGAGTTCCGCTCCGCGCAGGGTACCGACGGCTACGAAGAATCCCAGGTTGATGCCTTCCTCGATCGCGTGGTCGAGTTGATGGCATCCATCGACTAG